A part of Toxotes jaculatrix isolate fToxJac2 chromosome 24, fToxJac2.pri, whole genome shotgun sequence genomic DNA contains:
- the trak2 gene encoding trafficking kinesin-binding protein 2 isoform X4, with protein sequence MPVLNIHNEEIYDNFAMEAYLALEPSSYSHPGSQSLSKVLSADRVEQMTKTYNDIEVVTHLLAERDRDLELAARIGQSLLQRNHLLQERNEALEEQLAQALDQVHQLQHELSKKDELLRMVASASEESETDSSVSTPLQHPQPPGGTTAAAALSQLESLQSKLQELEEENLTLRSEASQLKRDTITYEEKEQQLVSDCVKELRESNSQMVSLTDELSQKNEELLRHQEEIAQLLSQIVELQHRVKELALEKEELRIHLQASKDAQRQLTAELNELAERNAECVEMLHESQEEIKELRSKNTPSAGMRRHLSYGLYPMDSLAAEIEGTMRRELSVEEETAFQDQRTSQKRVFQTVRSVNASASRLSSATPPIPGSGQSSLVMTAQPFQSSQGDEVRMGQPGSPGGNDLSRALHRLSLRRQNFLSERQFFQAEREKKLQALAGAEADGEGSGCSTPMGSTLSSFSNLSELSISSSVFKTFLPEKLQIVKPMEGSLTLHHWQQLAKPHLATILDPHPGVVTKGFRPLAQDAVYHLSDMEEDEEGEEHKGAGVLEKGAAERGKEEEEEEEEEGGITFKVRYTSTPEERKDRKHSASPLPVPPLSPTMPTSSSLIRPDLGLSPAPLHVSETSSLSSQPIPNASAAAVQPQSQMCPSSSSSAAAAASSSVQNPGKCQSSTFSTYTFTTCRILHPSDITQVTQSSQSPLLANTPSSMRTGPSTPVTPCRLSLGDSFPPRRPPAPTSSLAKLVLERGISAQVSTDNPPSSPRPAPRQPLFCFLPTTPPNSPSHSPSPSPVPPESRQHPADNFLASRPAELFLQDVYGLNLGRAPHPDLPSPSQETPPLAPSGRAKPDPVSVGLVERLRRLGFTKVLHGSESEASGPRQDSATFVSAGGGSLLDGLRRNQSLPAMIGARAGKSVGNPTPPPHPTSLALPPPPWGNLKERRRHLASVSHVPSSSAKR encoded by the exons ATGCCGGTTTTAAACATCCACAATGAGGAGATTTACGATAACTTCGCCATGGAAG CATATCTTGCTTTGGAGCCCTCCTCTTATTCCCATCCCGGCTCTCAGAGCCTCTCCAAAG TCCTCAGTGCCGATCGTGTGGAGCAGATGACCAAGACGTACAATGACATCGAAGTGGTCACGCACCTTTTGGCTGAG CGGGACAGAGACTTGGAGCTAGCAGCTCGGATCGGTCAGTCACTGCTGCAGAGGAACCACCTGCTGCAGGAACGCAATGAGGCCTTAGAGGAGCAGCTAGCACAGGCCCTGGACCAG GTTCACCAGCTGCAGCACGAGCTCAGTAAGAAGGATGAGTTGCTGCGGATGGTGGCCAGCGCCTCGGAGGAGAGCGAGACCGACTCCAGCGTGTCCACCCCCCTGCAGCATCCTCAGCCGCCTGGAGGAACCACGGCCGCCGCTGCACTCAGCCAGCTGGAGTCTCTGCAGAGCaagctgcaggagctggaggaggagaacctGACCCTGAGGTCTGAG GCATCTCAGCTGAAGAGAGATACTATCACCTATgaagagaaggagcagcagctAGTGAGCGACTGTGTCAAAGAGCTCC GTGAGTCCAACAGCCAGATGGTGTCTCTGACAGATGAACTCTCTCAGAAGAACGAGGAGCTGCTCAGACACCAGGAGGAAATCGCTCAGCTGCTCTCCCAGATCgtggagctgcagcacagagtgaaggag ctggctttggagaaagaggagctgaggatcCACCTGCAGGCCTCCAAAGATGCTCAGAGGCAGCTCACAGCAGAG ctgaacGAGTTGGCAGAGAGGAATGCCGAGTGTGTCGAGATGCTCCACGAGTCTCAGGAGGAGATCAAAGAGCTTCGCAGTAAAAACACTCCCTCTGCTGGGATGCGACGGCACCTTTCCTACGGCCTCTACCCCATG gaCTCCCTGGCAGCAGAGATCGAGGGCACCATGAGGAGAGAGCTGAGTGTAGAGGAAGAGACCGCCTTTCAGGACCAAAG AACATCCCAGAAGCGAGTCTTCCAAACAGTCCGCTCCGTCAACGCCTCAGCGTCGCGGTTGTCCTCAGCCACCCCTCCGATCCCCGGCTCAGGACAGAGCTCGCTGGTGATGACTGCACAGCCTTTCCAGTCCTCTCAGGG ggacGAGGTGCGAATGGGCCAGCCTGGCTCTCCTGGTGGAAACGACCTGAGCAGAGCCCTGCACCGCCTGTCGCTGCGACGGCAGAACTTCCTGTCCGAGCGTCAGTTCTTCCAGGCGGAGCGCGAGAAGAAGCTGCAGGCTCTGGCAGGGGCGGAAGCGGACGGAGAGGGCAGCGGCTGCAGCACGCCGATGGGCAGCAcgctctcctctttctctaaCCTGTCAGAGCTCTCCATCAGCTCCAGCGTTTTTAAGACCTTCCTGCCTGAGAAGCTTCAGATCGTCAAACCCATGGAAG GCTCACTGACACTCCATCACTGGCAGCAGCTGGCCAAACCACACCTGGCCACCATCCTGGACCCACACCCAGGGGTCGTGACTAAGGGTTTCCGCCCGCTGGCTCAGGATGCTGTCTACCACCTCTCTGacatggaggaggatgaggagggcgAAGAGCACAAAGGGGCCGGTGTCCTGGAGAAGGGGGCGGCGGAGCGGGgtaaggaagaggaggaagaggaagaggaggaaggcgGGATCACCTTCAAAGTGCGCTACACATCTACGCcggaggagaggaaggacagaaagCATTCGGCGTCACCTCTCCCTGTCCCACCTCTCTCCCCCACCATGCCGACATCATCCTCTTTGATCAGACCAGACCTCGGTCTGAGTCCTGCACCTCTTCATGTCTCTGAGACGTCCAGCCTATCATCGCAGCCCATTCCAAACGCATCTGCAGCAGCGGTCCAACCACAGAGTCAGATGTGCCcctcgtcatcatcatcagcagcagcagcagcatcttccTCTG tcCAAAATCCAGGAAAGTGTCAGAGCTCCACCTTCTCCACCTACACCTTCACGACCTGCCGCATCCTGCACCCCAGTGACATCACACAGGTCACCCAAAG ttctCAGTCACCTCTCTTGGCCAACACACCCAGCTCCATGAGGACAGGTCCCAGTACCCCTGTGACTCCCTGCAGACTCAGCCTGGGTGACTCCTTCCCTCCCCGCCGCCCCCCAGCGCCCACCAGCAGCCTGGCCAAGCTGGTCCTGGAGAGGGGCATTTCTGCACAAGTGTCCACTGACAACCCACCTTCATCCCCCAGACCCGCACCCCGGCAGCCCCTCTTCTGTTTCCTCCCTACTACACCCCCTAACTCCCCCTCTcactcaccctctccctctcctgtgcCCCCGGAGTCCCGCCAGCACCCGGCTGACAATTTCCTAGCCTCACGGCCGGCAGAGCTTTTTCTCCAGGACGTTTACGGGTTGAATCTGGGCCGCGCCCCGCATCCCGATCTGCCCAGCCCCTCCCAGGAAACCCCACCCCTTGCCCCTTCAGGCCGAGCCAAGCCCGACCCTGTCAGTGTCGGCCTGGTGGAGAGGCTGCGGCGGCTGGGATTTACCAAGGTGCTCCATGGTTCGGAGTCTGAGGCTTCAGGGCCGCGCCAGGATTCTGCCACTTTTGTGTCGGCGGGCGGGGGGAGCCTGTTGGACGGCCTGAGGCGCAACCAGAGCCTCCCGGCTATGATTGGTGCCAGAGCGGGAAAGTCAGTCGGTAACcccacacctcctcctcaccccacCTCCCTGGCCCTCCCCCCGCCACCGTGGGGAAACCTTAAGGAGCGCCGCCGGCATCTCGCCTCCGTCTCACATGTCCCGTCAAGTTCAGCCAAGCgctga
- the trak2 gene encoding trafficking kinesin-binding protein 2 isoform X2, whose translation MFEVKPRAVEKKESSTETDEGLGGSGRHYGSVGSGSAGSGSMYLSDSQDWVVSPSCSPDEGSVQHNAISPMLAEETFRYMTYLALEPSSYSHPGSQSLSKVLSADRVEQMTKTYNDIEVVTHLLAERDRDLELAARIGQSLLQRNHLLQERNEALEEQLAQALDQVHQLQHELSKKDELLRMVASASEESETDSSVSTPLQHPQPPGGTTAAAALSQLESLQSKLQELEEENLTLRSEASQLKRDTITYEEKEQQLVSDCVKELRESNSQMVSLTDELSQKNEELLRHQEEIAQLLSQIVELQHRVKELALEKEELRIHLQASKDAQRQLTAELNELAERNAECVEMLHESQEEIKELRSKNTPSAGMRRHLSYGLYPMDSLAAEIEGTMRRELSVEEETAFQDQRTSQKRVFQTVRSVNASASRLSSATPPIPGSGQSSLVMTAQPFQSSQGDEVRMGQPGSPGGNDLSRALHRLSLRRQNFLSERQFFQAEREKKLQALAGAEADGEGSGCSTPMGSTLSSFSNLSELSISSSVFKTFLPEKLQIVKPMEGSLTLHHWQQLAKPHLATILDPHPGVVTKGFRPLAQDAVYHLSDMEEDEEGEEHKGAGVLEKGAAERGKEEEEEEEEEGGITFKVRYTSTPEERKDRKHSASPLPVPPLSPTMPTSSSLIRPDLGLSPAPLHVSETSSLSSQPIPNASAAAVQPQSQMCPSSSSSAAAAASSSVQNPGKCQSSTFSTYTFTTCRILHPSDITQVTQSSQSPLLANTPSSMRTGPSTPVTPCRLSLGDSFPPRRPPAPTSSLAKLVLERGISAQVSTDNPPSSPRPAPRQPLFCFLPTTPPNSPSHSPSPSPVPPESRQHPADNFLASRPAELFLQDVYGLNLGRAPHPDLPSPSQETPPLAPSGRAKPDPVSVGLVERLRRLGFTKVLHGSESEASGPRQDSATFVSAGGGSLLDGLRRNQSLPAMIGARAGKSVGNPTPPPHPTSLALPPPPWGNLKERRRHLASVSHVPSSSAKR comes from the exons ATGTTTGAAGTCAAACCCCGGGCGGTGGAGAAGAAAGAGTCGAGCACAGAGACAG ATGAGGGGCTGGGCGGCAGCGGGAGGCATTACGGCTCGGTGGGCTCTGGATCGGCCGGCTCTGGTTCCATGTACCTGTCAGACAGCCAGGACTGGGTGGTGTCCCCGAGCTGCTCTCCAGACGAAGGCTCCGTCCAGCACAACGCCATCTCCCCCATGCTGGCAGAGGAAACGTTCCGCTACATGA CATATCTTGCTTTGGAGCCCTCCTCTTATTCCCATCCCGGCTCTCAGAGCCTCTCCAAAG TCCTCAGTGCCGATCGTGTGGAGCAGATGACCAAGACGTACAATGACATCGAAGTGGTCACGCACCTTTTGGCTGAG CGGGACAGAGACTTGGAGCTAGCAGCTCGGATCGGTCAGTCACTGCTGCAGAGGAACCACCTGCTGCAGGAACGCAATGAGGCCTTAGAGGAGCAGCTAGCACAGGCCCTGGACCAG GTTCACCAGCTGCAGCACGAGCTCAGTAAGAAGGATGAGTTGCTGCGGATGGTGGCCAGCGCCTCGGAGGAGAGCGAGACCGACTCCAGCGTGTCCACCCCCCTGCAGCATCCTCAGCCGCCTGGAGGAACCACGGCCGCCGCTGCACTCAGCCAGCTGGAGTCTCTGCAGAGCaagctgcaggagctggaggaggagaacctGACCCTGAGGTCTGAG GCATCTCAGCTGAAGAGAGATACTATCACCTATgaagagaaggagcagcagctAGTGAGCGACTGTGTCAAAGAGCTCC GTGAGTCCAACAGCCAGATGGTGTCTCTGACAGATGAACTCTCTCAGAAGAACGAGGAGCTGCTCAGACACCAGGAGGAAATCGCTCAGCTGCTCTCCCAGATCgtggagctgcagcacagagtgaaggag ctggctttggagaaagaggagctgaggatcCACCTGCAGGCCTCCAAAGATGCTCAGAGGCAGCTCACAGCAGAG ctgaacGAGTTGGCAGAGAGGAATGCCGAGTGTGTCGAGATGCTCCACGAGTCTCAGGAGGAGATCAAAGAGCTTCGCAGTAAAAACACTCCCTCTGCTGGGATGCGACGGCACCTTTCCTACGGCCTCTACCCCATG gaCTCCCTGGCAGCAGAGATCGAGGGCACCATGAGGAGAGAGCTGAGTGTAGAGGAAGAGACCGCCTTTCAGGACCAAAG AACATCCCAGAAGCGAGTCTTCCAAACAGTCCGCTCCGTCAACGCCTCAGCGTCGCGGTTGTCCTCAGCCACCCCTCCGATCCCCGGCTCAGGACAGAGCTCGCTGGTGATGACTGCACAGCCTTTCCAGTCCTCTCAGGG ggacGAGGTGCGAATGGGCCAGCCTGGCTCTCCTGGTGGAAACGACCTGAGCAGAGCCCTGCACCGCCTGTCGCTGCGACGGCAGAACTTCCTGTCCGAGCGTCAGTTCTTCCAGGCGGAGCGCGAGAAGAAGCTGCAGGCTCTGGCAGGGGCGGAAGCGGACGGAGAGGGCAGCGGCTGCAGCACGCCGATGGGCAGCAcgctctcctctttctctaaCCTGTCAGAGCTCTCCATCAGCTCCAGCGTTTTTAAGACCTTCCTGCCTGAGAAGCTTCAGATCGTCAAACCCATGGAAG GCTCACTGACACTCCATCACTGGCAGCAGCTGGCCAAACCACACCTGGCCACCATCCTGGACCCACACCCAGGGGTCGTGACTAAGGGTTTCCGCCCGCTGGCTCAGGATGCTGTCTACCACCTCTCTGacatggaggaggatgaggagggcgAAGAGCACAAAGGGGCCGGTGTCCTGGAGAAGGGGGCGGCGGAGCGGGgtaaggaagaggaggaagaggaagaggaggaaggcgGGATCACCTTCAAAGTGCGCTACACATCTACGCcggaggagaggaaggacagaaagCATTCGGCGTCACCTCTCCCTGTCCCACCTCTCTCCCCCACCATGCCGACATCATCCTCTTTGATCAGACCAGACCTCGGTCTGAGTCCTGCACCTCTTCATGTCTCTGAGACGTCCAGCCTATCATCGCAGCCCATTCCAAACGCATCTGCAGCAGCGGTCCAACCACAGAGTCAGATGTGCCcctcgtcatcatcatcagcagcagcagcagcatcttccTCTG tcCAAAATCCAGGAAAGTGTCAGAGCTCCACCTTCTCCACCTACACCTTCACGACCTGCCGCATCCTGCACCCCAGTGACATCACACAGGTCACCCAAAG ttctCAGTCACCTCTCTTGGCCAACACACCCAGCTCCATGAGGACAGGTCCCAGTACCCCTGTGACTCCCTGCAGACTCAGCCTGGGTGACTCCTTCCCTCCCCGCCGCCCCCCAGCGCCCACCAGCAGCCTGGCCAAGCTGGTCCTGGAGAGGGGCATTTCTGCACAAGTGTCCACTGACAACCCACCTTCATCCCCCAGACCCGCACCCCGGCAGCCCCTCTTCTGTTTCCTCCCTACTACACCCCCTAACTCCCCCTCTcactcaccctctccctctcctgtgcCCCCGGAGTCCCGCCAGCACCCGGCTGACAATTTCCTAGCCTCACGGCCGGCAGAGCTTTTTCTCCAGGACGTTTACGGGTTGAATCTGGGCCGCGCCCCGCATCCCGATCTGCCCAGCCCCTCCCAGGAAACCCCACCCCTTGCCCCTTCAGGCCGAGCCAAGCCCGACCCTGTCAGTGTCGGCCTGGTGGAGAGGCTGCGGCGGCTGGGATTTACCAAGGTGCTCCATGGTTCGGAGTCTGAGGCTTCAGGGCCGCGCCAGGATTCTGCCACTTTTGTGTCGGCGGGCGGGGGGAGCCTGTTGGACGGCCTGAGGCGCAACCAGAGCCTCCCGGCTATGATTGGTGCCAGAGCGGGAAAGTCAGTCGGTAACcccacacctcctcctcaccccacCTCCCTGGCCCTCCCCCCGCCACCGTGGGGAAACCTTAAGGAGCGCCGCCGGCATCTCGCCTCCGTCTCACATGTCCCGTCAAGTTCAGCCAAGCgctga